Proteins from a single region of Fodinibius sp. Rm-B-1B1-1:
- the rpoC gene encoding DNA-directed RNA polymerase subunit beta' has translation MPTTNTLTVSKDFDKIGISLASPETILSRSHGEVLTPETINYRTFKPEMDGLFCEKIFGPVKDYECHCGKYKRIRYKGIICDRCGVEVTRKAVRRERMGHISLTVPVVHIWYFKSLPNKLAYLLGYSSKNLEKIVYYETYVIMNPGVARDLGYKKGDLISEEEYYDIQEQLPEDQWEMDDDDEDKFRAKEGAEAIEELLATQDLDELAYRLRYEARNETSQMRKKKKLKRLQVIESFRAANQHTENRPEWMVQSVIPVIPPELRPLVPLEGGRFATSDLNDLYRRVIIRNNRLKRLIDIKAPDVILRNEKRMLQEAVDSLYDNSRKSNAVRNNNRPLKSLSDMLKGKSGRFRQNLLGKRVDYSGRSVIVVGPELKMHQCGLPKEMAVELYKPFIIRRLIERGYVKTVKSAKKVVDRRDAVVWEVLENVIDGHPVLLNRAPTLHRLGIQAFQPVLIEEKAIRLHPLACTAYNADFDGDQMAVHLPLSHDAVLEASVLMLGSHNLLSPANGGPIAVPSQDMVLGIYYLTKMRGDQRGEGKTFANLDEVLIAYDRDRIDLHAKINLRITKENEDGEKVQEIVKTTTGRVLFNKILPDAMEFVNKTLGKKELRVLIGDIHYKVGTARTAEFLDDMKRLGFEEATTGGISFSLEDIVIPEEKDKLLEKAQDEVAEIDQRYEMGFITDNERYNQVIDKWTSTTNRVSESLFEALTSDREGFNPVFMMADSGARGSKEQIRQLGGMRGLMAKPQKSSQQEGNEVIENPILSSFKEGLTVLEYFISTHGARKGLADTALKTADAGYLTRRLVDVSQDIIINEQDCGTLRGIKMKALKDNEDVIESLEDRILGRVSLHDIYDPITDELLCEANQMIDEDVAQSIAETSIEEVEIRSVLTCETERGVCSKCYGRDLSRNTMVQVGEAVGVIAAQSIGEPGTQLTLRTFHVGGTASRVESESMHKTKFEGKVEFENVRSVEYDDGEEIHDVVLSRAGEIKILDEEGKELISYNVPYGSELLVEEGDEVPKGVPLCTWDPYNANIYAEIDGVVEYKDILEDITFTEETDAQTGHREKVVIDSKDRSLIPTLLVKGDDDRVREKTLPVDTHIVIDDGEDVSAGQVLAKIPRSTGQSKDITAGLPRVTELFEARSPSDPAAVSEIDGIVKMGGRKRGKQEVIVESKDGKTEKTYLISLSKHILVQENDYVEAGQQLSDGTIPAEEILNILGPYAVQSYLVNEIQEVYRLQGVKINDKHIETIVRTMMQKVEVTDPGDTMYLEGDKVDRFELNNKNDDLIGKYVVTDPGGSELKQGTLLTRREVRDTNNELIREGLDEIETREAEPAISKPILLGITRAALSTESWLSAASFQETTKVLTQASIEAKKDTLQGLKENVIVGHKVPAGTGLRKYDDLIVGKKEELDEDEQDVAKVFDELAGSEGNGEEEAAKPAAEEDES, from the coding sequence TTGCCGACTACTAATACATTAACAGTTTCGAAAGACTTCGATAAAATTGGTATTTCCCTTGCGTCGCCAGAGACTATTCTCTCGCGGTCGCATGGCGAAGTCTTGACTCCCGAAACAATCAACTATCGTACATTTAAACCGGAAATGGATGGTCTTTTCTGTGAAAAGATCTTCGGTCCGGTAAAAGACTATGAATGCCATTGTGGCAAATACAAACGAATCCGTTATAAAGGGATTATTTGTGATCGCTGTGGTGTTGAGGTAACCCGAAAAGCGGTTCGTCGCGAACGTATGGGGCATATTTCCCTTACCGTTCCGGTTGTTCACATTTGGTACTTCAAGTCGCTGCCAAACAAGCTTGCATACCTCTTGGGATATTCTTCAAAGAATCTCGAGAAGATTGTCTATTACGAGACGTATGTTATAATGAATCCCGGGGTAGCCCGTGACCTTGGTTACAAGAAGGGTGACCTGATTTCTGAAGAAGAATATTACGACATCCAGGAACAACTTCCCGAAGATCAGTGGGAGATGGATGACGATGATGAAGATAAGTTTCGGGCAAAAGAAGGTGCCGAAGCTATCGAAGAGCTTCTGGCTACTCAGGATCTTGATGAGTTAGCTTATCGTCTGCGTTATGAGGCTCGTAACGAGACTTCGCAGATGCGTAAGAAGAAAAAGTTGAAGCGCCTGCAGGTTATTGAATCATTCCGTGCAGCGAACCAACATACTGAAAACCGTCCCGAGTGGATGGTACAGAGTGTAATTCCTGTTATACCTCCGGAATTACGTCCACTCGTACCCCTTGAAGGTGGTCGTTTTGCGACTTCTGACCTTAACGACCTTTATCGTCGTGTGATCATTCGAAATAACCGACTTAAGCGTCTGATTGATATTAAGGCGCCTGATGTTATCCTGCGTAACGAGAAGCGCATGCTGCAGGAGGCGGTTGATTCGCTGTATGATAATTCGCGAAAATCAAATGCGGTACGAAATAATAACCGACCATTAAAATCTCTCAGTGATATGCTGAAAGGTAAAAGTGGTCGATTCCGTCAGAACTTGCTCGGTAAGCGTGTTGATTATTCTGGGCGTTCGGTGATTGTGGTTGGGCCTGAACTGAAAATGCATCAGTGTGGTCTGCCTAAAGAGATGGCCGTTGAATTGTATAAGCCGTTTATTATTCGCCGCTTGATTGAGCGTGGATATGTCAAGACGGTTAAGTCTGCGAAAAAAGTAGTAGATCGCCGTGATGCGGTTGTTTGGGAAGTCCTTGAAAATGTGATTGACGGACACCCTGTACTGCTTAACCGTGCACCGACGCTTCACCGATTGGGGATTCAGGCATTTCAGCCGGTTCTTATTGAGGAAAAAGCAATTCGATTGCACCCACTGGCATGTACCGCTTACAACGCTGACTTTGACGGTGACCAGATGGCGGTTCACTTGCCATTGAGTCACGATGCAGTTCTTGAAGCATCCGTATTGATGCTTGGTTCGCATAACCTGTTGAGTCCGGCAAACGGTGGACCAATTGCGGTACCTTCGCAGGATATGGTCTTGGGTATTTATTACTTGACCAAAATGAGAGGTGATCAGCGAGGAGAAGGTAAAACGTTTGCTAACCTCGATGAGGTATTGATTGCTTACGATCGCGATCGTATTGATCTGCATGCGAAGATTAATCTCCGTATCACCAAAGAGAATGAAGATGGTGAAAAAGTACAGGAGATTGTGAAGACAACAACCGGCCGAGTTCTGTTCAACAAGATTCTGCCGGATGCTATGGAATTTGTAAACAAGACACTCGGCAAGAAAGAGTTGCGGGTACTCATTGGAGATATCCACTACAAAGTGGGTACCGCCCGTACTGCAGAATTTCTTGACGATATGAAACGTCTTGGTTTCGAAGAAGCTACAACGGGAGGTATCTCGTTTAGCTTGGAAGATATCGTTATTCCTGAAGAGAAAGATAAACTGCTCGAAAAAGCCCAGGACGAAGTAGCTGAGATTGATCAGCGTTACGAGATGGGTTTCATTACGGATAACGAGCGTTATAATCAGGTTATTGATAAGTGGACCAGTACTACAAACCGTGTTTCTGAATCTCTTTTCGAAGCACTGACTTCAGATCGAGAAGGGTTTAACCCGGTGTTTATGATGGCTGATTCTGGAGCTCGTGGTTCTAAAGAGCAGATCCGTCAGCTTGGTGGTATGCGTGGACTGATGGCGAAGCCACAGAAAAGTTCACAACAAGAAGGGAACGAAGTTATTGAGAACCCTATTCTCTCGTCTTTTAAAGAGGGACTAACGGTTCTTGAGTACTTTATCTCTACGCACGGTGCTCGTAAGGGTCTGGCTGATACGGCTCTTAAAACAGCTGATGCCGGTTACCTAACACGACGACTGGTTGATGTATCACAGGATATCATTATTAATGAACAGGATTGTGGTACGCTCCGTGGAATTAAGATGAAGGCTCTCAAAGATAACGAGGATGTTATCGAGAGTCTGGAAGATCGTATCTTGGGTCGGGTATCACTGCACGATATTTATGATCCTATTACTGACGAGCTTCTTTGCGAAGCTAATCAGATGATTGATGAAGATGTAGCACAAAGTATTGCTGAAACATCAATTGAAGAAGTTGAGATACGTTCAGTACTTACTTGTGAGACAGAGCGAGGAGTTTGCTCGAAGTGTTATGGACGAGATCTGTCACGTAATACGATGGTTCAGGTTGGTGAAGCTGTGGGAGTTATTGCAGCACAATCCATTGGTGAGCCCGGTACGCAGTTGACACTTCGAACATTCCACGTTGGTGGTACGGCTTCGCGCGTTGAGTCAGAATCAATGCACAAGACCAAGTTTGAAGGAAAGGTCGAGTTTGAAAACGTTCGTTCTGTTGAATACGATGATGGTGAGGAAATTCACGATGTTGTTCTCAGTCGAGCAGGAGAAATCAAGATTCTTGATGAAGAAGGTAAGGAGCTTATATCGTACAATGTGCCTTATGGTTCAGAGCTCTTGGTTGAAGAGGGTGATGAAGTGCCAAAAGGAGTACCACTTTGTACCTGGGATCCTTATAACGCCAATATTTATGCTGAGATTGACGGTGTTGTTGAGTACAAGGATATTCTTGAAGATATTACCTTTACCGAGGAGACGGATGCTCAAACCGGTCACCGTGAGAAAGTAGTGATTGATTCAAAAGATCGCTCATTAATTCCAACGTTGTTGGTGAAAGGCGATGATGATCGAGTTCGTGAGAAAACGCTTCCGGTTGATACTCACATCGTTATTGATGATGGTGAAGATGTTTCAGCTGGCCAGGTTCTTGCTAAGATTCCACGTTCTACCGGACAGTCAAAAGATATTACGGCGGGTCTGCCGCGTGTAACTGAGCTTTTTGAAGCTCGTTCACCGAGTGATCCTGCTGCGGTATCCGAAATTGACGGTATTGTCAAGATGGGTGGTCGTAAGCGTGGTAAACAGGAAGTTATTGTTGAAAGTAAGGACGGCAAGACGGAAAAAACATATCTCATTTCTCTTTCCAAGCACATTCTGGTGCAGGAGAATGATTATGTTGAAGCCGGTCAGCAGCTATCTGATGGTACAATCCCGGCCGAAGAGATTCTGAATATTCTCGGTCCATATGCTGTACAGTCTTACCTTGTGAATGAGATTCAGGAGGTTTATCGACTGCAGGGTGTGAAGATCAATGACAAGCACATTGAGACCATCGTTCGTACAATGATGCAGAAAGTGGAAGTTACTGATCCGGGAGATACTATGTATCTCGAAGGAGATAAAGTTGACCGCTTTGAGCTGAACAATAAGAATGATGATCTTATTGGAAAATATGTTGTTACCGATCCCGGCGGAAGCGAACTTAAGCAGGGTACTCTGCTAACGCGCCGCGAGGTACGAGATACAAATAATGAACTTATTAGGGAAGGTCTGGATGAAATTGAGACACGTGAAGCCGAACCGGCAATTTCTAAGCCGATATTGTTAGGTATTACACGTGCAGCCCTCTCAACTGAGAGCTGGTTATCTGCTGCTTCATTCCAGGAGACTACAAAAGTACTGACACAAGCATCTATTGAGGCAAAGAAAGATACACTTCAAGGTCTCAAAGAAAATGTTATTGTCGGACACAAAGTACCTGCTGGTACGGGTCTCCGTAAGTATGATGATCTTATTGTCGGTAAGAAAGAAGAGCTTGATGAAGATGAGCAAGATGTTGCAAAAGTCTTTGATGAGCTTGCCGGATCTGAAGGCAATGGAGAAGAAGAGGCTGCAAAACCAGCTGCTGAAGAGGATGAGTCTTAA
- a CDS encoding YtxH domain-containing protein, translating to MSKSKDFTLGLLSGAVIGSAIALLYAPDKGSNTRDILSYRLSSYLDELTHLIDRLSEEKEAISEAKRQGNLVVEDARDRAQDLIREAEDLLETIDDSKETNQNSTKEKS from the coding sequence ATGAGTAAATCAAAAGACTTTACACTCGGTTTATTATCCGGAGCCGTGATTGGATCGGCAATAGCATTACTTTATGCTCCAGACAAAGGAAGCAATACAAGGGATATTCTCAGCTATCGCTTAAGCTCTTACTTAGATGAACTTACCCATCTGATAGATCGTCTTTCTGAAGAGAAAGAAGCCATATCAGAAGCGAAACGTCAAGGTAACTTGGTAGTAGAAGATGCACGCGATCGTGCACAAGATCTAATACGAGAAGCTGAAGATCTCTTGGAGACTATTGACGACTCAAAAGAAACGAACCAAAATAGTACAAAAGAGAAGTCGTAA
- the fsa gene encoding fructose-6-phosphate aldolase, with translation MKFFIDTADLDEIKEANDLGILDGVTTNPSLCAKIGVADFEGHIAKICNLVDGDVSAEVVSTEYDEIISEARHLADIADNVVVKVPLIKDGIKAIKTLSDEGIRTNCTLCFSATQALIAAKAGATYISPFIGRLDDISSDGMQLIADVVTIYENYGFETEVLAASIRHPMHVLESARLGADVATMPLNVIDQLLHHPKTDSGLERFLDDWNALQDELN, from the coding sequence ATGAAATTTTTTATTGATACCGCTGATCTTGATGAAATTAAAGAAGCCAACGATTTAGGGATATTAGATGGTGTTACAACGAACCCAAGTTTGTGTGCAAAAATTGGTGTTGCTGATTTTGAAGGCCATATTGCAAAAATTTGTAATCTTGTTGATGGTGATGTTTCGGCTGAAGTTGTGTCCACGGAATATGATGAAATTATTTCCGAAGCACGACACTTGGCTGATATTGCCGATAATGTTGTAGTAAAAGTTCCCCTTATTAAGGATGGAATTAAAGCCATCAAAACGTTATCCGACGAAGGTATTCGCACCAACTGTACGCTCTGTTTTTCAGCAACGCAAGCTTTGATAGCCGCTAAAGCGGGGGCTACCTACATTTCGCCATTTATCGGGCGGTTAGATGATATTTCGAGTGATGGTATGCAGCTTATCGCAGATGTGGTAACCATCTACGAAAATTATGGATTTGAAACAGAAGTGCTTGCAGCAAGTATTCGTCATCCAATGCATGTACTTGAATCTGCCCGACTGGGAGCTGATGTAGCTACGATGCCACTTAACGTGATCGACCAGCTTCTGCACCATCCTAAAACAGATAGTGGCTTAGAGCGTTTTCTTGATGACTGGAATGCACTCCAAGACGAGCTTAATTAG
- a CDS encoding replication-associated recombination protein A encodes MDLFNEESESGQSNPKSDFVNPHEPLATRMRPRSLDEFVGQNHIVGEGKMLRRMIESGVIGSLIFYGPPSSGKTTLAHVISREINAQYIELNAVLDGIKDLRKVVAKAEKVQQMNDRKTILFVDEIHRWNKAQQDALLPHLESGVITLIGATTENPFYSLVSPLLSRCQLFELYDLTTDHVLKMIDRSLEDEVRGLGKKEIEVTDEAKQHLADFAGGDIRNAINALEIAVLSSEADEDGVIRINLEVAKECIQRRGVRYDGSGDEHYHYASAFIKSLRGSDVDAALYWMVAMLEGGEDPNFIFRRMLIQASEDVGMADPHALTLVNSAHEAFTKCGMPEGLYFLAHACIYVALAPKSNSTGAVFSVRSEIQSNGIGEVPPHLRDKTANSKQSRYLGVENASDDYHYPHSYDHHWVPQDYLPESVKEKSWYEAGAIGRESKLWDRIEKIKEAYEKANKGKR; translated from the coding sequence ATGGATCTTTTTAATGAAGAATCAGAATCGGGTCAAAGTAACCCCAAGTCCGACTTTGTAAATCCTCATGAACCGCTTGCTACCCGTATGCGGCCACGGTCTCTTGATGAGTTTGTTGGGCAGAATCATATTGTCGGAGAAGGAAAAATGCTGCGACGGATGATCGAGTCGGGTGTTATTGGATCACTTATTTTTTACGGTCCGCCAAGTTCCGGTAAAACAACGTTGGCACATGTCATATCCCGGGAAATAAATGCCCAATATATTGAGCTTAATGCTGTGCTCGATGGCATAAAGGATTTGCGAAAGGTGGTGGCCAAGGCTGAAAAGGTCCAGCAGATGAATGATCGTAAGACCATTCTTTTTGTTGATGAAATTCACCGTTGGAACAAGGCCCAGCAAGATGCGTTATTACCACATTTGGAATCAGGGGTGATTACATTAATTGGGGCGACCACAGAAAATCCCTTTTATTCGTTGGTAAGTCCGTTGTTATCACGATGCCAATTGTTTGAGTTGTATGATCTTACCACCGATCATGTTTTGAAAATGATTGACCGGTCGTTGGAGGATGAAGTGCGAGGTCTTGGAAAGAAAGAAATTGAGGTAACAGATGAGGCGAAGCAGCATTTAGCCGATTTTGCAGGGGGCGATATCCGTAATGCCATTAATGCCTTAGAAATAGCGGTTCTATCCAGTGAGGCTGATGAGGATGGTGTAATTCGCATTAATTTAGAAGTTGCAAAGGAATGTATTCAACGTCGCGGGGTGCGTTATGATGGCAGTGGAGACGAGCATTATCATTATGCATCAGCTTTTATAAAGTCGTTGCGTGGCTCGGATGTCGATGCAGCTCTGTATTGGATGGTCGCTATGTTAGAAGGCGGCGAAGATCCCAATTTTATTTTTAGGAGGATGCTTATTCAGGCTTCTGAGGATGTAGGGATGGCCGATCCCCATGCGCTTACGCTTGTAAATTCTGCGCACGAAGCATTTACCAAATGCGGAATGCCCGAAGGGTTGTATTTTCTGGCTCATGCGTGTATTTATGTAGCCCTGGCGCCCAAGAGCAATAGTACAGGGGCTGTATTTTCTGTACGCAGCGAAATTCAAAGCAATGGTATTGGTGAAGTACCCCCGCATTTAAGAGATAAAACAGCCAATTCTAAACAGTCGCGCTATTTGGGCGTTGAAAATGCTTCTGATGATTACCATTATCCGCATTCATATGATCATCATTGGGTTCCACAAGATTATCTGCCTGAAAGTGTAAAAGAGAAAAGCTGGTACGAAGCCGGTGCCATTGGCCGGGAAAGTAAGCTGTGGGATCGTATTGAAAAGATTAAAGAAGCATACGAAAAAGCGAACAAAGGGAAACGATAG
- a CDS encoding NAD(P)H-dependent oxidoreductase, translating into MVDLKIISGTDRPNSNAMRVSTYVKGLYQKEGIDTDIIDLQDFPLSEVAGGRYGEELPAVDTFVDAAVTADGLVIVCPEYNGGYPGILKMFIDYLPFPNSLDKKPIALIGEANGAFGAMRAVEQLQQVFGYRNAHIYPERVFISRINENFDDEKGIKNEFQQQLLISQIEGFPPFIRNLQKNESLVSGS; encoded by the coding sequence ATGGTTGACCTTAAAATTATCAGCGGTACGGATCGTCCAAATTCTAATGCCATGCGTGTTTCAACGTATGTGAAAGGATTATATCAGAAGGAAGGTATCGATACTGACATTATTGATCTGCAGGATTTTCCCTTATCAGAGGTGGCCGGAGGGAGATATGGTGAAGAGTTGCCAGCTGTTGATACGTTTGTTGATGCTGCCGTAACTGCTGATGGTTTGGTAATAGTATGTCCCGAATACAACGGGGGCTATCCGGGAATTTTGAAAATGTTTATCGACTATTTGCCTTTTCCAAACAGTCTTGACAAAAAGCCCATTGCACTTATTGGAGAAGCAAATGGTGCTTTTGGAGCGATGAGGGCGGTAGAACAGTTGCAGCAGGTTTTTGGATATAGAAATGCACACATCTATCCTGAGCGAGTATTTATATCTCGCATCAATGAAAACTTCGATGATGAAAAAGGCATCAAAAATGAATTCCAGCAACAGCTCCTGATATCACAAATAGAGGGATTTCCGCCGTTTATCAGAAATTTGCAAAAAAATGAGTCGTTGGTTTCTGGAAGTTAA
- a CDS encoding response regulator transcription factor: MSADPKKIVIVEDEPSLVFTLQDTLASEGYDVFVAKDGDKAVDIVQEEDPDLMILDLMLPGMSGFDVCREVRDQNYTFPIIMLTARDQEIDKVTGLNIGADDYITKPFGVKELLARIKARLRRSDTYSKMKPVKEINLDPIHVDLSNAVAEHPEEGDLELTTREVELIRYLVSHSNEPVSRDDLLENVWRYEFSTNTRTVDVHISKLRSKIEVKPDDPKYLVTLHGVGYMLKMN, translated from the coding sequence ATGTCAGCTGATCCCAAAAAAATAGTTATTGTTGAAGATGAACCGAGTTTAGTTTTCACTCTTCAAGATACATTGGCAAGTGAAGGGTATGATGTTTTTGTAGCAAAGGATGGCGACAAGGCGGTGGACATTGTCCAAGAGGAAGATCCGGATTTGATGATTTTAGATCTCATGCTGCCAGGAATGAGTGGGTTTGATGTATGTCGCGAAGTACGTGACCAGAATTACACCTTTCCCATTATCATGCTAACAGCGCGGGATCAGGAAATAGATAAAGTTACGGGCTTAAACATTGGAGCTGATGATTATATCACAAAACCTTTTGGAGTAAAAGAACTTCTGGCCCGCATTAAAGCCCGCTTACGCCGTTCCGATACCTACTCCAAGATGAAACCCGTCAAAGAAATCAATCTCGACCCAATCCATGTTGATTTGTCTAACGCTGTAGCTGAACATCCCGAAGAAGGAGATTTAGAACTTACCACACGCGAAGTAGAGCTTATACGCTATCTGGTTTCTCACTCCAATGAACCGGTTTCTCGTGACGATCTCTTGGAAAATGTATGGCGCTATGAGTTTAGCACTAATACACGAACCGTGGATGTACATATCTCAAAGTTACGCTCCAAAATTGAGGTCAAACCCGACGATCCCAAGTACTTGGTTACCTTACATGGAGTCGGATATATGCTTAAGATGAATTAA
- a CDS encoding HAMP domain-containing sensor histidine kinase, giving the protein MSMKQYGSLQWILIAGVIAILALTGMNVYSLYSLHEHTLESSRENKKLQIAEFSDKIRYRFFKDFFGLGSTDINRLENQFKDNGQFTREVTNLLNNAVKDSIYQSIYFIPSSSEACQQQGSVLEYTTEKEFRPTSNFSSIVCDGMGIARTQIKSLIDEYKYNNKVIFDSHRSITIVLINPSEHHIFGYLVMPFNQDFLRNSYLPSVFAEKFGDDDHADMNVWLRDWTNEEIITGSNPEADYNREQIQFDQNFPDFFDYWKIEVAFTDASTIAASNTSLIRNLIVLGAAMLLLLGALVFMFRYARKERALAERQSEFLANVTHELKTPLSVMQAAGENLSDGRVQDQERLKSYGNHIYSEAVRLRKMIDKLLDVAKANAGESLINPKPTNIGEVVQSYIEKHQKFFTTQDFDLDIHIDDSLPQANIDRNSLETILSNLVDNAIKYSNDHKYLGIKVLNQAKNIEMHIEDHGIGIEKKNLSNIFDKFFRIEDSLTAKTKGHGLGLSIVKNLVQLNGGTIKVESKPGQGSTFIITFPILNTSESKDSVKSEQNATESLSENKALKQYVS; this is encoded by the coding sequence ATGAGTATGAAACAATATGGATCACTACAGTGGATTTTAATTGCCGGCGTAATTGCAATTTTGGCCCTTACCGGCATGAATGTGTATTCGCTTTACTCACTACACGAACATACCCTGGAATCCTCAAGAGAAAATAAAAAGCTTCAGATTGCTGAGTTTTCTGATAAAATCCGATATCGGTTTTTTAAAGACTTTTTTGGATTAGGATCAACCGATATCAATCGCCTGGAGAATCAATTTAAGGATAATGGACAGTTCACAAGAGAGGTTACTAACCTACTTAATAATGCTGTCAAGGATTCCATTTATCAATCCATTTATTTCATCCCTTCCTCCTCAGAGGCATGCCAGCAACAAGGTTCTGTTTTAGAGTATACCACAGAAAAGGAGTTCCGACCTACTTCCAATTTTTCTTCGATCGTTTGTGATGGGATGGGCATTGCCCGTACTCAGATCAAAAGCTTAATTGATGAGTACAAATATAATAATAAGGTCATTTTCGATTCGCATCGCAGTATAACCATTGTACTCATTAATCCATCCGAACATCACATTTTTGGATATTTGGTAATGCCTTTTAACCAGGATTTTTTAAGAAATTCCTATCTCCCATCTGTTTTTGCAGAAAAGTTCGGGGATGATGATCATGCCGACATGAATGTTTGGCTCCGCGATTGGACTAATGAAGAAATTATTACTGGCAGCAATCCCGAGGCAGACTATAACCGGGAACAGATCCAGTTTGACCAAAACTTCCCTGACTTTTTCGACTACTGGAAAATTGAAGTAGCTTTTACAGATGCATCAACAATTGCAGCCAGCAACACTTCCCTGATTCGAAACCTCATTGTATTGGGTGCAGCCATGCTCTTATTACTTGGAGCACTTGTCTTCATGTTTCGGTATGCCCGCAAGGAACGTGCATTGGCAGAGCGTCAGTCAGAGTTTTTGGCTAACGTGACCCATGAACTTAAGACTCCGCTTTCCGTAATGCAGGCTGCCGGGGAAAACCTTTCTGATGGACGCGTTCAGGATCAAGAAAGACTTAAAAGCTATGGCAATCATATTTACAGCGAAGCTGTTCGCCTCCGCAAAATGATTGATAAACTATTGGATGTCGCCAAAGCTAATGCCGGCGAATCGCTAATAAACCCCAAGCCAACAAACATTGGCGAAGTAGTACAGTCATACATCGAGAAGCATCAAAAGTTTTTCACGACCCAAGACTTTGACCTCGATATCCATATTGATGATTCCTTACCCCAGGCAAATATTGATCGCAATAGTTTAGAAACCATCCTCAGTAACCTGGTTGATAACGCTATAAAATATAGTAATGACCATAAGTATTTAGGGATTAAAGTGCTTAATCAAGCCAAGAATATTGAGATGCATATTGAGGATCACGGTATTGGCATTGAAAAGAAAAATCTGTCGAATATATTTGATAAATTTTTTCGAATTGAAGACTCCCTCACCGCTAAGACAAAAGGACACGGGTTGGGATTATCAATCGTAAAAAATTTAGTACAGCTCAATGGCGGTACGATAAAAGTAGAAAGTAAACCGGGACAAGGATCAACTTTTATCATCACATTTCCTATTTTGAATACCTCCGAAAGCAAAGATTCTGTTAAGTCAGAACAAAACGCCACCGAATCTTTATCAGAAAATAAAGCATTAAAACAATATGTCAGCTGA